A genomic window from Osmerus eperlanus chromosome 5, fOsmEpe2.1, whole genome shotgun sequence includes:
- the slc25a18 gene encoding mitochondrial glutamate carrier 1 isoform X2 produces the protein MAEQKVSLTAKLINGGVAGLVGVTCVFPIDLAKTRLQNQQGATIYNGMLDCLTKTVRTEGYFGMYRGAAVNLTLVTPEKAIKLAANDIFRQKLSKDGKLPLWGEMLAGCGAGTCQVVVTTPMEMLKIQLQDAGRLAAQRPAPAPAAAPGPAPSLVAPRAPHPCPPAPPRASATSITLELLRTRGLAGLYRGAGATLLRDVPFSMIYFPLFANLNALGRRGAGFQGDVQEKAPFLQSFMAGCTAGSVAAVAVTPLDVIKTRLQTLQKGEGEDSYRGIVDCTRRILAREGPSAFLKGATCRALVIAPLFGIAQGVYFLGVGEQLLGMLDSVSRLRCLCKANTLLPAAVGREREERHGP, from the exons ATGGCAGAGCAGAAAGTTAG CCTCACTGCTAAGCTGATTAATGGGGGCGTAGCAGGACTGGTGGGCGTGACCTGTGTGTTTCCTATCGATCTGGCCAAGACTCGCCTACAGAACCAACAGGGAGCAACGATCTACAACGGGAT GTTGGATTGTTTGACGAAGACAGTTCGGACAGAAGGCTACTTTGGGATGTACAGAG GTGCTGCGGTGAACCTGACTCTGGTCACTCCAGAGAAAGCCATCAAACTGGCAGCCAATGATATCTTCAGACAGAAGCTCTCCAAGGACGG GAAGTTGCCTCTGTGGGGGGAGATGCTGGCAGGATGTGGGGCTGGGACCTGTCAGGTGGTCGTCACCACCCCGATGGAGATGCTGAAGATCCAGCTGCAGGATGCAGGGAGGCTGG cggcCCAGAGGCCGGCCCCAGCGCCAGCGGCTGCTCCAGGTCCAGCTCCGTCTCTGGTGGCCCCCCGagccccccatccctgcccccctgccccgccccgggCCTCTGCCACCAGCATCACCCTGGAGCTGCTGAGGACTCGAGGCCTGGCCGGCCTGTACCGTGGGGCAGGAGCCACTCTGCTgag agACGTACCGTTCTCTATGATCTACTTCCCGCTGTTCGCCAACCTGAACGCGCTGGGCCGGAGAGGGGCGGGTTTCCAGGGCGACGTGCAGGAGAAGGCCCCCTTCCTGCAGTCCTTCATGGCAGGATGCACCGCCGGCTCTGTGGCAGCTGTGGCCGTTACACCCCTGgatg TCATAAAGACTCGTCTTCAGACCCtgcagaagggggagggagaagattcTTACCGAGGCATTGTTGACTGCACAAG GCGCATCTTGGCTCGCGAGGGTCCCTCTGCCTTCCTGAAGGGGGCGACTTGTCGGGCGCTGGTCATCGCTCCCCTCTTTGGGATCGCTCAGGGCGTCTACTTCCTGGGGGTGGGAGAGCAGCTGCTAGGCATGCTGGATAGCGTCAGCCGGCTCCGGTGTCTCTGTAAAGccaacacactgcttcctgcagcagtggggcgagagagggaggagagacatggGCCTTGA
- the LOC134020605 gene encoding chromatin remodeling regulator CECR2, whose translation MGAGVSPQEKEQQQRQLDPAGSRSSQRPCDRRPGQDEDPLRAVEDVVQREEEVHRQALLAEQRREEERLLQEERHQEELERLKAVEERARRRKLREERAWLLSQGKDLPPELLHLEQHSPVRRARRTKEFYEIDDDYTALYKVLETLKAHKDAWPFLEPVDDSYAPNYHDLIQTPMDLSTIERKLNQGDYVAKEEFVADVKLMFENCMEYNGEDSEYTIMAESLERCFSRALLKHLPAEDADTDEEFHVSGEERERKEKRRSRGQKQAGPGSLIRATEQAQQRKRTAHGGKGSTPVEEQGGKPAHLPPPPHWASGPPHPHGLHPGQGHPGQGHPGQGHPGQGHPGQGHPGQGHPGSNVRPGMYHPGHQLHRPPGPPMYGQRMPMDPRSSYPGQGHTPRPGDPSAHCMPPGYNMQHHMVDSHHHVGPRYQMGPDPRHLQPSPQPPYMGPTHGPSLGPRPLALQSGGLCTPPPEASMYPSRQRPEGHTMHPLGNRYPRPEGLGRHGYPSYCPPGMWPGMNHQGPERPAGGLGMQDPSMGNQLHYNPHGPPPPHHMPPKPWPEQAAHPGYPPHSAQYRMPTSVSSPGPMGPRALLGPQDSSRPRLASMLESPEMLALQQLSASSRPPAATPPQHMGNFQQQPPGPPQGVGSAPASHPAPHPPAHPEIQLLRPARDNGPDSQPATQPHATLPKGSTLDPKMATNQVPRVSRVHGDQERRPVPSPSRPGEGLQSPPPPAPSWDRGAQESGSREPLSEAPGHPAISDGHSQERETSRGQDALQGSPQPQNRPTPPPNGCSTAPAHPSNNGAPQGTRHPQDGSQQPTQNAQQQPAPQPGSSDSTAPPNAHQQFSRSALNPNLPPHLALNVHQPNPQHQNHPLQQLGHQQNPLQQGPPQPGPMHSMPQSAPPQGPKPTPPQPAPLTSLPPSHPAPQMAPQPSPADQGDQKPSEPTGRGDPGGRGGGSSGPQQHSNPGMVKTAAPNGIYRQQAFSPKPNTQLGGSVARQGPGPRGPSPGHNPAMPSQTQAQENGGVAQYASPPHGHYSQPMGRPMPPSQRQPYPNQTMHQAMASPHHSPARYHTYSQQGAVFPYHMAGQQHPQGSPNMYPPQYQQQHFYSQAQAQGTSQVGYPSDEWHRPQYQPRHPMPSNTYLPSANGRLKESSVSPLGSEGSSGGLLSPSPLPEVQHAGEGQDGGAGSPAKLARLEEGTERPESPKQILDLDSHNAASRRRGQHPSAAPAGYLYDPRTIHPGMQQGGAPPPHMMSRGPYQSQAYPRGPYASQRPHPHLMEALQRPQQLPYSPGQSHRMGLAVYRHPQAGGHYQGMMVQQRALAPEHYLHPGQMMCTGSPGGPNSKQGL comes from the exons ATGGGAGCCGG TGTGTCCCCtcaggagaaggagcagcagcagaggcAGCTGGACCCGGCCGGCTCCCGGAGCTCCCAGCGGCCGTGTGACAGACGCCCCGgccaggacgag gaccccCTGAGGGCAGTGGAGGACGtggtgcagagagaggaggaggtgcacaGACAGGCGCTGCTggcggagcagaggagagaggaggagagactccTGCAGGAGGAGCGCCACcaagaggagctggagagactgAAGGCTGTGGAGG agcGGGCGCGGAGGAGGAAGCTGCGTGAGGAGAGGGCGTGGCTGCTGTCTCAGGGGAAGGATCTTCCTCCAGAGCTGCTCCACCTGGAGCAGCACTCCCCCGTCCGCCGCGCTCGCAGGACCAAAGAGTT TTATGAAATCGATGACGACTACACTGCTTTGTACAAAG TGCTGGAGACCCTGAAGGCCCACAAGGATGCCTGGCCGTTCCTGGAGCCGGTGGACGACTCCTACGCGCCCAACTACCATGATCTGATCCAG ACGCCTATGGACCTGTCCACCATCGAGAGGAAGCTGAACCAGGGGGACTACGTCGCCAAGGAGGAGTTTGTGGCCGACGTCAAGCTCATGTTTGAGAACTGCATGGAGTACAACGGAGAGGACAGTG agtaCACCATCATGGCCGAGTCCCTGGAGCGCTGCTTTAGCCGCGCGCTGCTCAAACACCTCCCCGCGGAGGACGCCGACACGGACGAGGAGTTCCACGTCAGCGGCGAGGAGCGCGAGCGCAAGGAGAAGAGGCGGAGCCGCGGCCAGAAACAGGCGGGGCCTGGGAGCCTGATCAGGGCCACCGAACAGGCCCAGCAGCGCAAGAGGACGGCCCACGGGGGCAAGGGCAGCACCcctgtggaggagcaggggggcaaGCCCGCCCacctgcccccgcccccacacTGGGCCAGCGGGCCTCCTCACCCCCATGGCTTGCACCCTGGACAAGGGCACCCTGGACAAGGGCACCCTGGACAAGGGCACCCTGGACAAGGGCACCCTGGACAAGGGCACCCTGGACAAGGGCACCCTGGCAGCAACGTGAGGCCTGGGATGTACCACCCTggacaccag CTTCAtcggccccctggcccccccatgTATGGCCAGAGGATGCCTATGGACCCTCGTTCCTCCTACCCTGGGCAGGGGCACACACCCCGGCCTGGGGATCCCAGTGCACACTGCATGCCCCCCGGCTACAACATGCAG CATCACATGGTCGACAGCCATCATCACGTGGGCCCCAGGTACCAGATGGGTCCAGATCCCCGTCACCTCCAGCCCTCGCCCCAGCCTCCATACATGGGCCCAACCCACGGCCCCTCCCTGGGCCCCCGGCCCCTGGCCCTGCAGTCCGGGGgcctctgcaccccccctccgGAGGCGAGCATGTACCCATCTCGCCAGCGGCCCGAGGGCCACACAATGCACCCCTTGGGGAACCGGTACCCGAGACCCGAGGGCCTGGGTCGCCATGGTTACCCCAGCTACTGCCCCCCTGGCATGTGGCCCGGCATGAACCACCAGGGCCCAGAGAGGCCTGCAGGGGGCCTTGGCATGCAGGACCCCAGCATGGGCAACCAGCTCCACTACAACCCCCacggcccccctcctccacaccacaTGCCCCCCAAGCCCTGGCCGGAGCAGGCCGCCCACCCAGGCTACCCTCCCCACAGCGCCCAGTACCGCATGCCCACATCCGTGAGCTCTCCCGGGCCCATGGGCCCCCGGGCCCTCCTGGGGCCCCAGGACTCCTCCAGGCCTCGCCTGGCCTCCATGCTGGAGAGCCCAGAGATGCTGGCCCTGCAGCAGCTGTCagcctcctccagaccccctgCTGCAACCCCTCCACAGCACATGGGCAACTTTCAGCAGCAGCCGCCAGGGCCCCCACAGGGAGTTGGCAGCGCCCCAGCCTCTCACCccgcccctcacccccctgctcACCCGGAGATTCAGCTGCTGCGCCCTGCCAGAGACAATgggccagacagccagcctgcCACTCAGCCACACGCTACGCTGCCTAAAG GTTCGACGTTGGATCCCAAGATGGCCACCAACCAGGTGCCGCGTGTCTCCCGTGTCCATGGCGACCAGGAGCGCCGCCCCGTCCCCAGCCCCTCTAGGCCCGGCGAGGGCTtgcagagccccccccctccagcccccagctggGACAGAGGAGCCCAGGAGAGCGGGAGCAGAGAGCCACTGTCTGAAGCACCAGGACACCCAGCGATCTCCGATGGCCACAGccaggagagggagacgagCCGGGGCCAGGATGCCCTCCAGGGCTCCCCCCAGCCGCAGAACCGGCCCACGCCGCCTCCAAACGGCTGTTCCACGGCTCCCGCACATCCTAGCAACAACGGAGCCCCACAGGGCACGCGTCATCCCCAGGATGGCTCCCAGCAGCCTACCCAGAATGCCCAGCAGCAGCCTGCTCCACAGCCTGGCTCCTCAGACAGCACAGCTCCCCCGAACGCCCATCAACAATTCTCCCGCAGCGCCCTGAATCCCAACCTCCCCCCACATCTCGCTCTGAACGTCCACCAGCCAAACCCTCAGCACCAGAACCATCCCCTACAACAACTGGGCCACCAGCAGAACCCCCTCCAGCAAGGTCCTCCCCAGCCCGGCCCCATGCACAGCATGCCCCAGAGTGCTCCCCCACAGGGGCCTAAgcccacacccccccagccggcccccctcacctccctgccccccagtcACCCCGCGCCTCAGatggccccccagcccagcccggcCGACCAGGGGGACCAGAAGCCCAGTGAGCCCACCGGCAGAGGCGATcctgggggaagaggaggaggcagctcTGGTCCGCAGCAGCACAGCAACCCCGGCATGGTGAAGACCGCAGCCCCCAACGGCATCTACAGACAGCAGGCCTTCAGCCCCAAGCCTAACACCCAGTTAGGGGGCAGCGTGGCCAGGCAAGGGCCCGGGCCTAGGGGCCCGTCCCCGGGGCACAATCCAGCTATGCCCTCCCAAACCCAGGCACAGGAGAATGGAGGCGTGGCCCAGTACGCCAGCCCTCCTCACGGTCATTACAGCCAGCCAATGGGCCGGCCCATGCCTCCCTCTCAACGCCAGCCGTACCCGAACCAAACCATGCACCAGGCCATGGCCAGCCCGCACCACAGCCCAGCCCGCTACCACACCTACAGCCAGCAGGGGGCCGTGTTCCCCTACCACATGGCTGGCCAGCAGCACCCGCAAGGCAGCCCCAACATGTACCCTCCCCAGTACCAGCAGCAACACTTCTACTCCCAGGCTCAGGCCCAGGGCACCAGCCAGGTGGGGTACCCCTCCGACGAGTGGCACCGCCCCCAGTACCAGCCCCGCCACCCCATGCCCTCCAACACCTACCTGCCCTCCGCCAACGGccgcctgaaggagagcagcgTGTCTCCTCTGGGCTCCGAGGGCTCCAGCGGCGGCctgctctcccccagccccctgccggAGGTCCAACAcgcgggggaggggcaggacggCGGGGCCGGGAGCCCCGCCAAGCTGGCCCGTCTGGAGGAGGGCACCGAGCGCCCGGAGAGCCCCAAGCAGATCCTGGACCTGGACAGCCACAACGCCGCCTCCCGCAGGCGCGGCCAGCACCCCTCGGCCGCCCCCGCCGGCTACCTGTACGACCCCCGTACAATACACCCTGGCATGCAGCAGGGCGGCGCTCCGCCCCCACACATGATGTCCCGGGGCCCCTACCAGAGCCAGGCCTACCCCAGAGGGCCCTATGCCTCCCagagaccccacccccacctgatGGAGGCCTTGCAGAGGCCCCAGCAGCTGCCCTACTCCCCGGGGCAGAGCCATCGCATGGGCCTGGCCGTGTACAGACACCCCCAGGCCGGTGGGCATTACCAGGGCATGATGGTGCAGCAGAGGGCCCTGGCCCCAGAACACTACCTGCACCCAGG GCAGATGATGTGTACTGGGTCTCCTGGTGGTCCCAACAGCAAGCAAGGGTTGTAG
- the slc25a18 gene encoding mitochondrial glutamate carrier 1 isoform X1, whose protein sequence is MLAGCGAGTCQVVVTTPMEMLKIQLQDAGRLAAQRPAPAPAAAPGPAPSLVAPRAPHPCPPAPPRASATSITLELLRTRGLAGLYRGAGATLLRDVPFSMIYFPLFANLNALGRRGAGFQGDVQEKAPFLQSFMAGCTAGSVAAVAVTPLDVIKTRLQTLQKGEGEDSYRGIVDCTRRILAREGPSAFLKGATCRALVIAPLFGIAQGVYFLGVGEQLLGMLDSVSRLRCLCKANTLLPAAVGREREERHGP, encoded by the exons ATGCTGGCAGGATGTGGGGCTGGGACCTGTCAGGTGGTCGTCACCACCCCGATGGAGATGCTGAAGATCCAGCTGCAGGATGCAGGGAGGCTGG cggcCCAGAGGCCGGCCCCAGCGCCAGCGGCTGCTCCAGGTCCAGCTCCGTCTCTGGTGGCCCCCCGagccccccatccctgcccccctgccccgccccgggCCTCTGCCACCAGCATCACCCTGGAGCTGCTGAGGACTCGAGGCCTGGCCGGCCTGTACCGTGGGGCAGGAGCCACTCTGCTgag agACGTACCGTTCTCTATGATCTACTTCCCGCTGTTCGCCAACCTGAACGCGCTGGGCCGGAGAGGGGCGGGTTTCCAGGGCGACGTGCAGGAGAAGGCCCCCTTCCTGCAGTCCTTCATGGCAGGATGCACCGCCGGCTCTGTGGCAGCTGTGGCCGTTACACCCCTGgatg TCATAAAGACTCGTCTTCAGACCCtgcagaagggggagggagaagattcTTACCGAGGCATTGTTGACTGCACAAG GCGCATCTTGGCTCGCGAGGGTCCCTCTGCCTTCCTGAAGGGGGCGACTTGTCGGGCGCTGGTCATCGCTCCCCTCTTTGGGATCGCTCAGGGCGTCTACTTCCTGGGGGTGGGAGAGCAGCTGCTAGGCATGCTGGATAGCGTCAGCCGGCTCCGGTGTCTCTGTAAAGccaacacactgcttcctgcagcagtggggcgagagagggaggagagacatggGCCTTGA